A genomic segment from Bacteroidia bacterium encodes:
- the murG gene encoding undecaprenyldiphospho-muramoylpentapeptide beta-N-acetylglucosaminyltransferase — protein sequence MSVPLKFIFSGGGTGGHIFPAIAIANAIREKRPDAEILFIGALGRMEMEKVPASGYRIEGLPIAGFQRKKIWKNWNLLFKLMASMGRARQIIKDFSPDAVIGTGGYASAPTLRVAAARGIPTLIQEQNSFPGVTNKLLASKVNRICVAFRGMEKYFPREKILITGNPVRKDIVDLKSKKEEAIGYFHLAKDRPVLLVIGGSLGAGTINGAMLRGIRELEEAGMQVIWQTGKNQEKEMASALQQFGHTNIHLSAFIQRMDLAYAAADLVISRAGAISVSEICVAGKACILVPSPNVAEDHQTKNAIALVNENAAQMISDRDAGTGLIHLILDLMKNQEARNQLAQNALRLSLPNAAALIADEIISMVKKR from the coding sequence ATGTCAGTCCCGCTTAAATTTATTTTCAGTGGCGGAGGTACCGGCGGCCATATATTTCCGGCCATCGCCATCGCCAATGCCATACGGGAAAAACGCCCGGATGCGGAGATCCTTTTTATCGGAGCGCTGGGAAGAATGGAAATGGAAAAAGTGCCGGCGTCCGGATACCGTATTGAAGGATTGCCCATCGCCGGGTTCCAGCGGAAGAAAATCTGGAAAAACTGGAATCTTCTTTTTAAACTAATGGCCAGCATGGGAAGAGCCCGGCAGATCATTAAGGATTTTTCTCCCGATGCGGTGATCGGAACAGGCGGGTATGCCAGTGCACCCACATTGCGGGTGGCGGCCGCAAGAGGAATTCCCACTCTGATTCAGGAGCAGAATTCCTTTCCCGGTGTAACCAACAAACTGCTGGCTTCGAAAGTAAACCGGATCTGCGTGGCCTTCCGCGGAATGGAAAAGTACTTTCCCCGGGAGAAGATACTCATAACCGGTAATCCCGTACGAAAGGATATTGTGGACCTGAAAAGCAAAAAAGAGGAGGCGATCGGTTATTTCCATTTGGCAAAGGACCGGCCGGTACTGCTGGTAATAGGAGGGAGCCTGGGCGCGGGAACCATCAACGGTGCAATGTTGCGCGGTATAAGGGAGCTGGAGGAGGCCGGTATGCAGGTGATCTGGCAAACGGGCAAGAATCAGGAAAAGGAGATGGCATCAGCTCTGCAACAGTTCGGTCATACGAACATTCATCTCTCAGCGTTCATCCAGCGTATGGATCTGGCTTATGCAGCGGCTGACCTGGTAATATCACGCGCGGGCGCCATTTCCGTGTCGGAGATATGTGTGGCAGGCAAGGCATGTATCCTGGTGCCTTCACCCAATGTAGCGGAAGATCATCAGACCAAAAATGCCATAGCGCTGGTGAATGAAAACGCAGCGCAAATGATCAGCGACAGGGATGCCGGAACAGGGTTGATCCACTTAATTCTGGATCTGATGAAGAACCAGGAAGCAAGAAACCAACTCGCACAAAATGCATTGCGTCTTTCACTTCCCAATGCCGCTGCATTGATTGCAGACGAAATCATATCAATGGTAAAGAAGAGATGA
- a CDS encoding UDP-N-acetylmuramate--L-alanine ligase, protein MKVPENITHMYFLGIGGIGMSALARYYNKAGVEIAGYDKTPSSLTAQMITEGMDIHFEEDPDLIPTSFLEAPKENVLVVYTPAIPAEHGEWIWFRERGYTIRKRSEVLGMLTEGTRTVAVAGTHGKTTTSSLIAHLLRTAGTECWAFLGGITQNYESNMLEGTTDIVVVEADEYDRSFLTLRPLTAIITSLDPDHLDIYGDHSEMLRTYSLFAAGVKPGGVLVTKQGLKEYLGHPSAGFLEYCGEGTAPHRAENVRVENGRFVFDLILGDTRIANLNLGVPGRHNVENAVGAVTAVWSLGVSEQAIRKGLASFRGVKRRFEYHIRRDDLVLIDDYAHHPAELSATIAAVRDLYPGKRITGVFQPHLFTRTRDFADDFARSLEKLDQLVLLDIYPARELPIPGVNTTMLLNKVRLENKCISSKKELPDLLSSSHYEVVLLMGAGDIELLAEPVKRALE, encoded by the coding sequence ATGAAAGTCCCTGAAAATATAACACATATGTATTTTTTGGGTATCGGGGGCATCGGTATGAGTGCACTGGCCCGCTATTACAACAAGGCAGGTGTGGAAATCGCAGGTTACGATAAGACACCTTCCTCCCTCACGGCACAAATGATAACGGAAGGAATGGATATTCATTTCGAAGAAGACCCCGATCTTATTCCAACTTCCTTCCTGGAAGCACCGAAAGAAAATGTGCTCGTGGTGTATACTCCCGCTATTCCTGCTGAACACGGGGAATGGATATGGTTTCGGGAGAGGGGATATACGATCCGGAAAAGATCTGAAGTGCTCGGCATGCTTACGGAAGGCACCCGAACGGTGGCAGTAGCCGGTACGCACGGCAAAACTACCACTTCATCTCTCATTGCACACCTGCTTCGTACCGCCGGAACTGAATGCTGGGCTTTTCTTGGAGGTATTACTCAGAATTATGAAAGCAATATGCTGGAAGGAACCACGGATATTGTGGTAGTGGAGGCAGATGAATACGACCGCTCATTTCTGACTTTACGGCCTCTGACGGCAATTATCACTTCACTGGATCCCGATCATCTGGATATCTACGGCGATCACAGTGAAATGCTGCGTACGTATTCTCTTTTCGCAGCGGGTGTTAAGCCGGGTGGAGTATTGGTAACCAAACAGGGATTGAAAGAGTACCTGGGTCATCCATCTGCCGGATTTCTGGAGTATTGCGGAGAAGGAACTGCTCCTCACCGGGCGGAAAACGTGCGGGTAGAGAACGGCCGCTTTGTTTTTGATCTGATCCTCGGAGATACACGGATCGCCAACCTGAATCTGGGTGTGCCCGGCAGACATAATGTGGAGAATGCCGTGGGAGCTGTTACCGCCGTCTGGTCCCTGGGGGTATCGGAACAGGCGATCCGTAAAGGGCTGGCTTCCTTCCGGGGAGTGAAGCGGCGTTTCGAATACCACATCCGTCGCGACGATCTGGTACTTATTGATGATTACGCCCACCACCCCGCAGAGCTTAGTGCCACCATTGCGGCGGTCCGGGATCTATATCCCGGAAAGCGTATTACCGGAGTGTTTCAACCACATTTGTTCACACGCACCCGGGATTTCGCCGACGACTTCGCCCGCAGCCTCGAAAAGCTGGATCAGCTGGTACTTCTGGACATTTATCCAGCACGGGAATTACCGATTCCGGGAGTGAATACCACCATGCTTCTGAACAAAGTAAGGTTAGAAAATAAATGTATTTCTTCAAAAAAGGAGTTGCCGGATTTGCTTTCTTCATCCCATTATGAGGTGGTATTACTCATGGGAGCCGGTGATATTGAGTTACTGGCTGAACCTGTAAAACGCGCATTGGAGTGA
- the ftsA gene encoding cell division protein FtsA — MESEIIVGLDIGTTKIAAIVGRKNEFGKIEILGMGKSDSQGVMRGVVVNIEKTVIAIRAAIQEASDRACVDITTVMVGIAGQHIKSLQHRGIYTRKSLEDEINQKDINALIEDMYRLVMLPGEQILHVLPQEYIVDSEQGIKDPIGMSGIRLEANFHIITGQVAAMNNIVKCIAKAGLETVGLVLEPLASASAVLSEEEKEAGIVLVDIGGGTTDIAIFYDGIIRHTAVIPFGGNVITEDIKEGCSIIHRQAELLKVKFGSCFANETQENEIVSIPGLRGREPKEISVKNLAHIIQARMEEIIEHVYYEIKNSGYEKKLAGGIVVTGGGAQLKHITQLIEYITGMDTRIGYPNEHLAKSVEEVTSPMYATGVGLVIKGLEAVEQDTTRRKEKIATHTTKRAGNLIERFFLRGKEWFEDDAARE, encoded by the coding sequence ATGGAATCAGAGATCATAGTCGGATTAGACATCGGAACCACCAAGATTGCCGCCATTGTGGGGCGCAAAAATGAATTCGGGAAGATCGAAATTCTCGGTATGGGGAAGAGCGATTCACAAGGCGTTATGCGCGGCGTGGTGGTCAATATTGAGAAAACGGTTATTGCTATCCGTGCAGCCATCCAGGAAGCTTCAGATCGTGCATGTGTAGATATAACAACCGTAATGGTTGGAATTGCAGGGCAGCACATTAAAAGTCTGCAGCACCGGGGAATTTATACCCGGAAGAGTCTGGAGGATGAGATTAACCAGAAGGATATTAATGCTTTAATAGAGGATATGTACCGCCTCGTAATGCTACCGGGCGAGCAGATACTGCATGTACTTCCGCAGGAGTATATTGTGGATAGTGAGCAGGGAATTAAAGATCCCATCGGAATGTCTGGAATCCGCCTGGAGGCTAATTTTCATATTATCACCGGTCAGGTTGCTGCCATGAACAATATTGTCAAGTGCATTGCCAAGGCGGGGCTGGAAACAGTAGGACTGGTTCTTGAACCGCTGGCCTCGGCCTCTGCCGTGCTGAGCGAGGAAGAAAAGGAGGCCGGAATCGTGCTGGTAGACATCGGAGGTGGTACCACGGATATAGCGATCTTCTACGATGGCATTATCCGCCATACTGCCGTTATTCCATTTGGGGGTAATGTGATTACGGAAGATATTAAAGAAGGCTGCTCTATCATTCACCGTCAGGCAGAGCTGCTGAAGGTGAAATTCGGCTCTTGTTTTGCCAACGAAACCCAGGAAAATGAGATCGTTTCCATTCCCGGGTTACGCGGAAGGGAACCTAAGGAAATCTCAGTTAAAAACCTGGCACATATCATACAGGCCAGAATGGAGGAGATCATCGAGCATGTTTATTATGAGATCAAAAACAGCGGGTACGAGAAGAAACTGGCAGGAGGTATAGTGGTAACCGGCGGCGGAGCGCAACTGAAGCACATCACACAGCTTATTGAGTATATCACCGGAATGGATACCCGTATTGGTTATCCTAATGAACACCTGGCCAAAAGCGTGGAGGAGGTTACCAGTCCAATGTACGCCACCGGGGTGGGACTTGTGATTAAAGGGCTGGAAGCGGTGGAGCAGGATACTACCCGTAGAAAGGAGAAAATTGCTACCCATACCACGAAGCGGGCCGGCAATTTAATTGAGCGGTTTTTTCTTCGCGGGAAAGAGTGGTTTGAGGACGACGCGGCCCGGGAGTAA
- a CDS encoding peptidoglycan DD-metalloendopeptidase family protein, with product MKTRNLIVLLPFFLGLVFAGPASGMAVSNVDTLPLREVIRTNNLELVSKMSDEQLVVLIDLLFELDSIPVDLAAEIGRTVKSRRSSDPAPLTVVKPVSLQLYESSTPASEYYTVFDSKHLVPIEDSWKKSDTGFVINMYPEGHEEFFMPTCAIVSSPFGWRGDTAMHNGIDLDLNRGDPVVAAWDGIVRMCGRHGNYGNLVVVRHYNGLETVYAHLHKIRVKVGMQVKAGQAVGLGGSTGRSTGSHLHFEVRFKGQPINPKYFISFRSEKPIGMYMVIRKTRNGMCAYPLGVEYHTAEKGDNIFEIAKRYGKTVKDIKELNGMSGKSYKIKPGMKVRVS from the coding sequence ATGAAGACCAGGAATCTCATAGTGCTACTCCCCTTCTTTTTAGGGCTGGTATTCGCCGGTCCTGCCTCGGGTATGGCGGTTAGTAATGTGGATACACTGCCTCTGCGCGAAGTAATCCGCACGAATAACCTGGAACTTGTGTCGAAGATGAGCGATGAGCAGTTAGTAGTCCTGATTGATCTGCTTTTTGAACTGGACTCGATACCGGTAGACCTGGCGGCCGAGATAGGAAGAACAGTCAAGTCACGCAGATCATCAGACCCTGCGCCACTGACGGTTGTCAAGCCTGTAAGTCTGCAACTATATGAAAGTTCAACGCCTGCGTCAGAATATTACACGGTTTTTGATTCGAAACATCTTGTTCCCATCGAGGACAGCTGGAAAAAATCCGATACGGGATTTGTTATCAATATGTATCCTGAGGGACATGAGGAATTCTTCATGCCCACTTGTGCCATCGTTTCTTCACCTTTCGGATGGAGGGGCGATACGGCAATGCACAACGGCATTGATCTTGACCTGAACCGGGGTGATCCTGTGGTGGCAGCCTGGGATGGTATTGTGCGCATGTGCGGCCGGCATGGTAACTACGGTAATCTTGTGGTGGTGCGGCATTACAATGGACTGGAAACAGTGTATGCGCACTTACATAAGATCAGGGTGAAAGTAGGTATGCAGGTAAAAGCCGGGCAGGCGGTAGGATTAGGTGGAAGCACAGGGCGATCTACGGGTTCACATCTTCATTTTGAGGTACGTTTTAAGGGGCAGCCGATCAATCCAAAATACTTCATTTCATTCCGTTCGGAAAAGCCAATTGGAATGTACATGGTCATCCGGAAAACCCGTAATGGTATGTGTGCCTATCCGCTGGGAGTCGAATACCACACAGCCGAAAAAGGAGATAATATTTTTGAGATCGCGAAGCGGTACGGAAAAACCGTGAAGGATATTAAAGAGTTGAACGGAATGAGTGGCAAGAGTTATAAGATCAAGCCGGGTATGAAGGTAAGAGTGAGTTAA
- a CDS encoding GatB/YqeY domain-containing protein, giving the protein MLEEKINADIKAAMLAKDARKLEALRGIKSAILLLKTSPEGYTQETELKALQKMVKQRKETAEIYSSQNRKDLEEVELFQASVIEAFLPAQMSPDALKAELQKIIEAVGAKGPGDMGKVMGQATKALAGKTDGKAISEMVKKLLNP; this is encoded by the coding sequence ATGTTAGAGGAAAAGATCAACGCTGATATAAAGGCGGCCATGCTTGCCAAAGATGCCAGAAAGCTCGAAGCACTCCGGGGAATTAAATCTGCCATCCTGCTGCTTAAGACTTCCCCTGAAGGGTATACTCAGGAAACGGAATTGAAAGCCCTTCAAAAGATGGTCAAGCAACGCAAGGAAACGGCAGAGATTTACTCCTCTCAGAACAGGAAGGACCTGGAAGAAGTGGAGTTGTTTCAGGCTTCAGTGATTGAAGCCTTTCTTCCGGCGCAAATGAGTCCGGATGCGTTGAAGGCGGAACTTCAGAAAATCATCGAAGCAGTGGGGGCCAAAGGTCCAGGTGACATGGGGAAGGTGATGGGACAAGCTACCAAAGCTCTTGCAGGAAAAACGGATGGGAAGGCAATATCAGAAATGGTTAAAAAGCTGTTGAATCCTTAA
- a CDS encoding YdcF family protein → MFFLFSKLLHFLISPFTWILGVLIWGILCKDPLRKKKLFRWTLILFLFFSNPFIQDEFMRAWEVPAIADEKLEVHDVAVVLGGISTYDGKIDRIQMQRGADRLIQAIRLYKEGKVKRILFAGGSGSILHQHVKEGELIGRMMKHLGVPDSVVLIENDSKNTHENAAATRKLLDTKKPGWEDLDLKILLVTSASHMNRAVACFRMEGMNVTPYSTDRNSGERKWEFDHLFIPNVETLSSWDKLFHEWVGMVIYTVMGYV, encoded by the coding sequence ATGTTTTTTCTATTCAGCAAACTGCTTCATTTCCTGATCAGCCCATTTACCTGGATTTTAGGTGTCCTGATATGGGGCATTCTATGCAAAGATCCGTTGCGGAAAAAGAAATTATTCCGCTGGACACTGATCCTCTTTCTGTTTTTCTCCAATCCCTTTATACAGGATGAATTCATGCGTGCCTGGGAAGTTCCGGCTATTGCTGATGAAAAACTAGAAGTACATGATGTAGCAGTTGTATTGGGAGGGATAAGCACGTATGATGGAAAAATTGACCGGATCCAAATGCAGCGGGGGGCCGACAGGCTTATTCAGGCCATCCGTTTGTACAAGGAGGGAAAAGTTAAACGCATTTTATTCGCCGGTGGCTCTGGAAGTATACTTCACCAGCACGTGAAGGAAGGAGAGCTGATTGGAAGAATGATGAAACATTTAGGGGTACCGGATTCCGTGGTGCTCATTGAAAATGATTCGAAGAACACACATGAAAATGCTGCGGCAACACGGAAACTGCTGGACACAAAAAAACCGGGATGGGAAGACCTGGATCTGAAAATACTTCTGGTTACTTCAGCATCTCATATGAACAGGGCAGTTGCTTGTTTCAGAATGGAAGGGATGAATGTTACTCCGTATTCAACCGATCGTAATTCAGGAGAACGCAAATGGGAGTTTGATCATTTGTTTATTCCCAATGTGGAAACATTAAGCAGTTGGGATAAACTTTTCCACGAATGGGTAGGGATGGTGATATATACCGTGATGGGATATGTATAA
- a CDS encoding SRPBCC family protein has translation MKVVKYLIITTLVIFTGWCVWAVTLPSKMHIERSLLIQSDPNTTFGPVNDLTQWIKWSYWDNIDPNMKTTFEGPNAGVGAIHLWESTNDSVGKGSIEILKSDAGKLVEYKLTFEGMGESIGGWVFQDSAGATKVTCYMDMETPFMLRPMMALVDMDAMLGADFMKSLNGLKTLVESFPKWTPVAMEEVDAAPMNVVTMKVSCTPSEISKTLGETYGKIGAMAGKAGSKQAGPVFAIYMNYTDTKVDMEVGFIVDKLPVKTDEGFNAYSTTHTKALKVSYFGGYKSMYPFHMGISEWLKVNGKDVHAPRWELYITDPGAEPDSTKWQTDIVIPQ, from the coding sequence ATGAAAGTAGTTAAATACCTGATTATCACTACATTGGTAATTTTTACCGGATGGTGTGTTTGGGCTGTAACCCTCCCTTCAAAAATGCATATTGAACGTTCCCTGCTCATTCAATCAGACCCCAATACCACCTTTGGACCCGTGAATGATCTGACCCAATGGATCAAGTGGTCATACTGGGATAATATTGATCCCAACATGAAAACCACTTTTGAAGGCCCGAATGCAGGTGTTGGTGCTATCCATCTTTGGGAAAGTACAAACGACAGTGTAGGAAAGGGTTCAATTGAAATCTTGAAGAGTGATGCGGGAAAGCTGGTTGAATATAAGCTCACCTTCGAGGGGATGGGAGAAAGTATTGGTGGATGGGTATTTCAGGATTCTGCAGGCGCAACGAAAGTGACTTGTTACATGGATATGGAAACTCCTTTCATGCTTCGGCCTATGATGGCCCTGGTGGATATGGATGCCATGTTGGGTGCTGATTTTATGAAGTCGTTGAACGGTTTGAAAACCTTGGTGGAGAGCTTTCCAAAATGGACACCCGTTGCCATGGAAGAAGTAGACGCTGCTCCCATGAATGTGGTGACGATGAAGGTTTCCTGCACCCCTTCAGAAATTTCTAAAACCCTGGGCGAGACATATGGAAAGATCGGTGCCATGGCAGGAAAAGCAGGTTCGAAACAAGCCGGACCGGTGTTCGCTATTTACATGAACTACACGGATACCAAAGTGGACATGGAGGTTGGTTTTATCGTAGATAAGCTTCCTGTAAAAACAGATGAGGGATTTAATGCGTATTCTACCACTCACACCAAAGCTTTAAAAGTCTCCTATTTCGGAGGGTATAAGAGTATGTATCCTTTCCATATGGGAATCAGCGAATGGTTGAAGGTTAATGGCAAAGACGTTCATGCTCCTCGTTGGGAATTGTACATCACGGATCCGGGCGCTGAACCGGATTCAACAAAATGGCAGACGGATATTGTAATTCCGCAATAA